GATCGACGAGAAGAGCCCCGGAAAGAGCGATACGGCCACGACCACGAGGATCAGGAACGCGGAGATCAGGAACAGCGGCTGCTTGCGCAGGTTCCGCCAGGCTTCGGCCCAGAGGCTCAGCGGAGCCTGGTCCTCCTTGACTTTGTCCGTCGCCTGCAGGGGCGTCTCGGCGAAGTCGGCAACGAAGTGCTCGATGTGGCGCTCGGCGGGCGCCGAAGCATCCGGCCTTGCGGTGTTGGAATCAGGAGTCATAGCGGATCCTCGGGTCAAGCCAGGCGTACAGCAGGTCAACGAGCAGGTTGGAGAGGCAGTAGATCAGCACCAGCACGGTCACGATCGAGACCACTGTGGGGCCTTCGCCGGAGAGCACGGCCCGGTAGAGCCGGTTGCCGACGCCGGGCACGTTGAAGATGCCTTCAGTGACGATCGCGCCGCCCATCAGGCTGCCCAGGTCCGCGCCAAGGAAGGTGATGACGGGGATCAGGGAGTTGCGCAGGATGTGCACCCGGACCACGCGGAAGCGGGACAGGCCCTTCGCGGTGGCGGTGCGCACGTAGTCCGCGCTCATGTTTTCAATGACGGACGTGCGGGTCAGGCGCAGCACGTAGGCGAAGGAGGCGAGGCCCAGCACGATGGCCGGCAGGATCAGGTCCTGCACCGTGGCCGCTGAACTGACGGTCGGTTTCGCCCAGCCCAGTTGCACACCGATGGTGAACTGCAACAGGAAGCCCAGGACGAAGATCGGGATGCCGATGACGACCAGGGACGCCACCAGGACGGTTGCGTCGAAGAACTTGCCCTTACGGAGGCCCGCGATCAAGCCGAAGATGATGCCGAAGACGGCTTCGAAGATCAGGGCCATCACGGCAAGCCGGGCGGTCACCGGGAAGACCTCGCCGAGCACCGCGGCGATCGGCCGGCCGGAGAAGTCCTGGCCAAGGTCGAAGGTGAAGATGCTCTTGAGGTAGAGCAGGTATTGGATAAAGAACGGCTGGTCCAGGTGGTACTGGGCCCGCAGTTTCGCGGCGACGGCCTCGTTGACCGGCTTGTCTCCGAACAGGGCGACGATGGGGTCACCGGGGAGGCTGAAGACCAGGAAGTAGACCAGCAGCGTTGCGCCCAGGAAGACGGGAATCAGTTGGAGAAAGCGCTTGAGGATGTATGTCGCCATCAGCGAAGCACACCCTTGTCAGCAGGCATCCCGGCCAGGGATGCGGCGGAGTTGTTCATCAAAGAACCTTTTCACTATTGGTGCAGTCCGACGCCGGGAAAGTCACGGTCGCCGGGCGGCGAAAGTACGCCCGAGGCTTTGGCCGTCAGGGAGAAATCGGTGTGGAAGCAAAACAACGGCGGAGGCCCCAATCCAGGCAGCCCCCGCCGTCGTTCAGTTGTTACTTGCCGGTGATGTTGTAGTACAGCGGGACGCCGTCCCAGCCGTAGTCAACGTTGGTGACCTTGTCGCTCCAGCCACCCTGGGCAACCTGGTACCACAGCGGGATGGCCGGAAGGTCGGTCAGGAGGATCTCCTGGGCCTTGTTCATGGCCTTGTTGCCCTCGGCGACGGAGGAAGCGTTCAGACCGTCAGTGATGGCCTTGTCGAACGCCGGGTTGGCGTACTTCGCGTCGTTGGAGCCTGCACCGGTCTTGTAGATCGGTCCGAGGAAGT
The nucleotide sequence above comes from Arthrobacter sp. KBS0702. Encoded proteins:
- a CDS encoding ABC transporter permease produces the protein MATYILKRFLQLIPVFLGATLLVYFLVFSLPGDPIVALFGDKPVNEAVAAKLRAQYHLDQPFFIQYLLYLKSIFTFDLGQDFSGRPIAAVLGEVFPVTARLAVMALIFEAVFGIIFGLIAGLRKGKFFDATVLVASLVVIGIPIFVLGFLLQFTIGVQLGWAKPTVSSAATVQDLILPAIVLGLASFAYVLRLTRTSVIENMSADYVRTATAKGLSRFRVVRVHILRNSLIPVITFLGADLGSLMGGAIVTEGIFNVPGVGNRLYRAVLSGEGPTVVSIVTVLVLIYCLSNLLVDLLYAWLDPRIRYDS